In Spirochaeta lutea, a single genomic region encodes these proteins:
- a CDS encoding carbohydrate ABC transporter permease, which yields MKIGKFTVHKQHLAPWLFLALPLAMYAVWVIVPILQSMVFSLTDRDSILYGRQYIGLGNFIRLISDPTFHLALKNNLFWMIAFVLLPIPIGLAIAMFFNQDFPGAKLFKTAFFIPMTLSYAVIGTIWAWIYHPDFGALNSLFRSLGLDNLAMQWLGDRRYMTGALIVVGIWRQVPYVMILYVAGLKNVPVELVEASMIDGAGWWQRFVRVILPMLRPATVVAVTISIIDSLRAFDIVYVMTNTKARAAEVLASYMYSSSFQYQDYGYGSAIAVVQFAITLGFILVYVHNTMKKETEL from the coding sequence ATGAAAATAGGAAAATTTACCGTACATAAACAACATCTGGCACCCTGGCTTTTTCTGGCGCTGCCCCTGGCAATGTACGCCGTGTGGGTCATTGTCCCGATTCTACAGAGCATGGTGTTCAGTCTTACCGACCGGGATAGTATCCTGTACGGCCGGCAGTACATCGGCTTGGGCAACTTTATCCGTCTGATCTCCGATCCGACCTTCCATTTGGCACTCAAGAATAACCTGTTCTGGATGATTGCCTTCGTTCTTCTGCCCATACCCATAGGTCTGGCCATTGCCATGTTCTTTAATCAAGACTTTCCGGGGGCCAAGCTCTTCAAGACGGCGTTTTTCATTCCCATGACCCTGTCATATGCTGTAATAGGCACCATCTGGGCATGGATCTACCACCCCGATTTCGGTGCCCTCAATTCCCTTTTTCGGTCCCTCGGGCTGGACAACCTGGCCATGCAGTGGCTGGGAGATAGGCGCTACATGACCGGGGCATTGATTGTGGTAGGGATCTGGCGCCAGGTTCCCTACGTTATGATCTTGTATGTGGCGGGGCTTAAGAACGTGCCGGTGGAGTTGGTGGAGGCCAGTATGATTGACGGAGCGGGCTGGTGGCAGCGTTTTGTCAGGGTGATTTTACCCATGCTGCGTCCGGCAACCGTAGTAGCCGTCACCATATCCATTATCGACAGCCTGAGAGCCTTCGACATCGTGTACGTCATGACCAATACCAAGGCCCGGGCGGCGGAGGTCTTGGCAAGTTACATGTATTCCAGCAGCTTCCAATACCAGGACTACGGGTACGGCTCTGCCATCGCGGTGGTACAGTTTGCGATTACCCTGGGATTCATCCTGGTTTACGTCCACAACACCATGAAGAAGGAGACTGAACTATGA
- a CDS encoding sensor histidine kinase has protein sequence MKIRNQLLLTFIPLVVLPVVTIIGLFSWIFTGNLLDQEGDVLRARNRLLVREIESQYASLQALGIHEVPFYRDRMIEALDSQLGESSVPGAGYLIVGQDGQILGPKVFQDRRLSPEHLTRLFGTRRFTQWDGLPWDPDLGAMLAYWDQVEHPPWRVVSLQSRVRVLQPIRDGMVYTGLIGLGAVGLAIIGVLVAARRVSLPLMELTAAVGRFDGTQLETDSTIGYPGEVGVLAREFNRMAQRLTTFTQDLEGLVQSKTEDLEVTQGQLVQAEKMASLGRLVAGFSHEVNTPLGIAVTANTHADELLREIRALVLSPEVSKTRLLALLDRAGESCGLTTQNLERSNALIQTFKQVAVDYHVEKPRVIEVEEFLQEITPSLRALIPSDLVTIQISCPGELNLRTYPGVLWQVLSNLTQNAAIHAFDGQEEGSIGIAVSGAGPAGVEIRFLDNGIGIPPELRDQVFEPFFTTKRSQGSTGLGLHIVYNLITQKLGGSIRIESPENQGTCFVIGIPSLA, from the coding sequence ATGAAGATTCGTAATCAGCTGCTTCTTACCTTCATTCCCCTCGTGGTGCTGCCGGTGGTTACCATCATAGGGTTGTTTTCCTGGATTTTTACCGGGAATCTCCTCGATCAGGAGGGAGACGTGCTCCGGGCCCGGAACCGGTTATTGGTCCGGGAGATCGAGTCCCAATACGCAAGTCTCCAGGCCTTGGGGATTCATGAGGTTCCCTTCTACCGTGACCGGATGATTGAGGCCTTGGACTCCCAGCTGGGAGAATCCTCGGTTCCCGGAGCGGGCTACCTGATTGTCGGGCAAGATGGGCAGATACTGGGGCCTAAGGTCTTTCAGGATAGGAGGCTGTCCCCGGAGCACCTGACCCGGCTATTCGGAACTCGGCGGTTTACCCAGTGGGACGGTCTGCCTTGGGATCCGGACCTTGGGGCCATGTTGGCCTACTGGGATCAGGTGGAGCATCCGCCCTGGCGGGTTGTATCCCTCCAGAGCCGGGTTAGGGTTCTACAGCCCATCCGGGACGGAATGGTGTACACCGGGCTCATTGGTCTTGGTGCGGTGGGGCTAGCGATTATCGGGGTATTGGTAGCTGCCCGCCGGGTTTCCCTCCCCTTGATGGAGCTGACCGCTGCCGTAGGCCGATTTGACGGTACTCAATTAGAAACCGACAGCACAATAGGGTATCCCGGTGAGGTCGGGGTATTGGCCCGGGAGTTTAACCGCATGGCCCAACGACTGACCACCTTCACCCAGGATCTGGAAGGCTTGGTTCAGAGCAAAACCGAGGACCTGGAGGTGACCCAGGGGCAACTGGTGCAGGCTGAGAAGATGGCAAGCCTGGGACGCCTAGTGGCTGGATTTTCCCATGAGGTTAATACCCCCCTGGGAATTGCCGTCACTGCCAATACCCATGCCGATGAACTGTTACGGGAGATTCGTGCCCTGGTATTGTCTCCGGAGGTGAGTAAAACCAGATTGCTTGCCCTGCTCGACCGGGCAGGAGAGTCCTGCGGGCTGACTACCCAGAACCTAGAACGCAGTAATGCCCTCATTCAAACCTTTAAGCAGGTAGCCGTGGATTACCACGTTGAGAAACCCAGGGTCATAGAGGTGGAGGAGTTTCTCCAAGAGATTACCCCTTCTCTCCGGGCTTTAATCCCCTCGGACCTTGTTACGATTCAGATTTCCTGTCCTGGCGAGCTGAATCTGCGGACCTACCCGGGGGTGCTGTGGCAGGTGCTCAGTAACCTAACCCAGAATGCGGCTATCCATGCCTTTGATGGTCAAGAGGAGGGTTCCATCGGTATTGCAGTGTCCGGGGCCGGACCGGCCGGGGTTGAAATCCGGTTTCTCGATAACGGTATCGGGATTCCCCCGGAACTCCGGGATCAGGTCTTCGAGCCCTTCTTTACCACTAAACGCTCCCAGGGGAGCACCGGGTTGGGCCTTCACATCGTCTACAATCTCATCACCCAAAAACTCGGGGGCAGTATCCGCATTGAATCTCCTGAGAACCAGGGTACCTGTTTTGTGATTGGTATTCCGTCCCTAGCATAG
- a CDS encoding ABC transporter substrate-binding protein, which produces MKKILTLMLAVLVAGAVFAGGGQESGDDGTQELVINSYMSDQAPKEAFEALVADFEEKNPGISVTVNTTAHEQFKTLLPNWLTSRQAPDVVTWFAGYRMQAFAERGLLEPIGSAFPNNAFAAQFPDAFQKASSYDGDIYFLPQSWYWWAVYYNTEVFDRLNLNPPKTWEEFLQVSETLKQNNIAPIAIGAKDTWTAGGWFDYLNSAINGMDFHVDLTAGKVSYTDPRVVETFQTFADLNQRGYIMDNATSYSWQEAATLLFNGEAGMYLMGQFIKDVAPEDVKSKIDFFTFPSFGRSGYAVDTPIDGYMVPKNATNKEAAMKFMAYLATPEAQALFTVPLGRLAANKNVPVPNEDAQKGLDMVLGAEGAMQFYDRDAPEEMAAKGMNAILDAMQNPGDISEILANLDRERERIYR; this is translated from the coding sequence ATGAAGAAGATCCTTACCCTGATGCTGGCCGTATTGGTGGCCGGCGCTGTGTTTGCAGGTGGAGGCCAGGAATCCGGGGACGATGGAACCCAGGAGCTGGTCATAAATTCGTATATGTCCGACCAGGCCCCCAAAGAGGCCTTTGAGGCTCTGGTGGCCGATTTTGAGGAGAAGAATCCGGGAATTTCGGTTACCGTGAACACCACGGCTCACGAACAGTTTAAGACTCTGCTGCCGAACTGGCTTACCAGCCGCCAAGCTCCGGATGTGGTAACCTGGTTTGCCGGCTACCGGATGCAGGCCTTTGCAGAACGGGGCTTGCTGGAACCCATTGGTTCCGCCTTTCCCAACAATGCCTTTGCAGCCCAGTTCCCCGATGCGTTTCAGAAGGCATCGAGCTACGACGGAGATATCTACTTTCTGCCCCAGAGCTGGTATTGGTGGGCGGTTTACTACAATACTGAGGTCTTCGACCGCTTGAATTTGAATCCCCCCAAAACCTGGGAAGAATTTCTCCAGGTCAGCGAAACCCTGAAGCAGAACAACATTGCACCCATCGCCATCGGCGCAAAGGACACCTGGACCGCCGGAGGCTGGTTTGACTATCTCAATTCCGCCATCAACGGGATGGATTTCCATGTAGACCTGACCGCCGGTAAGGTATCCTACACGGACCCCCGGGTCGTAGAAACCTTCCAGACCTTCGCGGATCTCAACCAGCGGGGGTACATTATGGACAACGCTACCAGCTACAGCTGGCAGGAAGCCGCTACCCTGCTGTTTAACGGTGAGGCAGGGATGTACCTCATGGGACAGTTCATTAAGGACGTCGCCCCCGAGGATGTAAAGTCCAAGATCGACTTCTTTACCTTCCCGAGCTTCGGCAGGTCCGGTTACGCCGTTGATACCCCCATTGACGGGTACATGGTTCCCAAGAATGCCACCAACAAAGAGGCCGCTATGAAGTTCATGGCCTATCTGGCAACCCCCGAAGCCCAGGCCCTCTTTACCGTGCCCCTGGGACGCTTGGCCGCGAATAAAAATGTACCGGTGCCCAACGAAGACGCCCAGAAGGGACTGGACATGGTTCTTGGCGCCGAGGGAGCCATGCAGTTCTACGACAGGGACGCTCCGGAGGAGATGGCCGCCAAGGGAATGAACGCTATTCTGGATGCTATGCAGAATCCTGGAGACATCTCCGAGATTCTGGCTAACCTTGACCGGGAGCGGGAGCGGATCTACCGGTAG
- a CDS encoding FAD-dependent oxidoreductase, with amino-acid sequence MNQNKPKRILIVGGVAAGATAAARARRQDENAQITLLEAGPYISFANCGLPYYLGREIKDRRELILQTPEEFSQRYNLTVHINTEAVAIDATNKVLTARRTEGHQGISEELTFHYDSLILAQGGRPIRPSLPGSDQPHVHTLWTIPEMDALEQAIADESNKTAAVLGGGFIGLEMAEALSHRGMEVSVIEMAPHIMAHLDDEIAAVLEDELRDQGVSLYTGRRAEAICEDSVILDDKTEVPADIVLLSVGVAPTLQLAKKTGLAMGERGGILVNEYLQTSDPAIFAAGDMIELTHRVTGLNQRLPLAGPANRQGRISAANALAQLSGGPLKGYSGAIGTSVVKLFGQNAASTGISMAQATAAGIPAQAVTIHKGNHAGYYPGSRDLALKLTYRIPDGLILGAQAAGADVDKRIDVIASAITGRLTIHDLAELDLAYAPPFSSANDPVNIAAMVAQNRLSESSPAITAEELEETYDPNNDLILDVRTREEYEDGNIDGVLNIDLDELRENLHRLPRNKRILVHCASGYRAHLALRILQQRGYTRVLNILGGFTSIERHAKVRPYSALTINFSQGLVSSPCMASAPSMDDLLSQAGTPSQGDSNAPSSSKTASDTPAPLVVDVRTPEEFAMRAYPGALNIPLNELPSRYTELQPQNRQIIVYCASGARSSYAQMLLGQLGFTQVENGGSLMEMLSHNRR; translated from the coding sequence ATGAACCAGAACAAACCAAAACGAATACTCATCGTCGGTGGAGTCGCCGCGGGAGCCACCGCTGCAGCCCGGGCCCGCCGCCAAGACGAAAACGCCCAAATAACCCTCCTAGAAGCAGGACCATATATTTCCTTCGCAAACTGCGGACTCCCCTACTACCTTGGCCGGGAGATCAAAGACCGCCGGGAACTCATTCTCCAGACACCCGAAGAATTCAGTCAACGGTACAACCTCACAGTTCACATCAATACCGAGGCCGTAGCCATCGATGCCACCAATAAGGTCCTCACCGCCCGGCGGACCGAGGGCCACCAGGGTATCTCGGAAGAACTAACCTTTCACTACGACAGCCTTATTCTCGCCCAGGGCGGCCGGCCCATCCGCCCCTCCCTGCCCGGCTCCGACCAGCCCCATGTCCACACCCTCTGGACCATTCCCGAAATGGACGCCCTGGAACAGGCCATCGCCGACGAATCCAATAAAACCGCGGCGGTTCTCGGGGGCGGGTTCATCGGCCTTGAAATGGCCGAAGCCCTGAGTCATCGCGGCATGGAAGTATCGGTCATTGAAATGGCCCCCCACATCATGGCCCACCTGGACGATGAAATAGCAGCGGTCCTGGAAGATGAACTCCGCGACCAGGGCGTTTCCCTCTACACCGGCCGCCGGGCAGAGGCCATCTGCGAAGACTCCGTCATCCTGGACGATAAGACCGAGGTACCTGCGGATATCGTCCTGCTCTCCGTGGGGGTAGCCCCCACCCTCCAACTGGCAAAGAAAACCGGCCTGGCCATGGGCGAGAGGGGAGGAATCCTCGTGAACGAGTATCTGCAAACCAGCGACCCTGCAATATTCGCCGCCGGCGACATGATTGAGCTCACCCACCGGGTGACAGGCCTGAACCAGCGGCTACCCCTGGCCGGCCCGGCCAACCGCCAGGGCCGGATCTCAGCCGCCAATGCCCTGGCACAACTCTCCGGCGGCCCCCTGAAGGGCTACTCAGGCGCCATCGGCACCAGCGTGGTAAAACTCTTCGGCCAAAACGCCGCATCCACGGGAATCAGCATGGCCCAGGCAACGGCAGCGGGCATCCCAGCCCAGGCGGTCACCATTCACAAGGGAAACCACGCCGGCTACTATCCCGGAAGCCGGGACCTCGCCCTCAAACTGACCTACCGAATCCCCGACGGCCTCATTCTCGGAGCCCAGGCTGCCGGGGCAGACGTGGATAAACGGATCGACGTCATCGCCTCGGCCATCACCGGGCGGCTCACCATTCACGATCTGGCTGAACTGGACCTGGCCTATGCCCCCCCCTTCTCCTCCGCCAACGATCCGGTGAACATCGCTGCCATGGTAGCTCAGAACCGCCTCTCGGAGAGCTCCCCGGCCATTACCGCCGAGGAACTGGAAGAAACCTATGACCCGAACAACGACCTGATCCTGGATGTTCGAACCCGGGAGGAATACGAAGACGGTAATATCGACGGCGTCCTCAATATCGATCTGGACGAGCTGAGAGAAAACCTGCACCGCCTGCCCAGGAACAAGCGCATCCTGGTCCACTGTGCCTCGGGCTACAGAGCCCATCTGGCCCTCCGAATCCTCCAACAACGGGGCTACACCCGGGTCTTGAACATCCTCGGAGGATTCACCAGTATCGAGCGTCACGCGAAGGTTCGGCCCTACAGCGCCCTGACCATCAACTTCTCCCAAGGCCTGGTCTCAAGCCCCTGTATGGCATCGGCCCCATCCATGGATGATCTGCTCTCCCAGGCTGGAACCCCATCCCAGGGTGATTCCAACGCCCCGTCCTCCAGCAAAACCGCATCGGATACCCCGGCCCCCCTGGTGGTCGACGTCCGCACCCCGGAGGAATTCGCCATGCGCGCCTACCCCGGCGCCTTAAACATCCCCCTGAACGAACTTCCCAGCCGCTACACCGAACTCCAGCCCCAAAACCGGCAAATCATCGTCTACTGCGCCAGCGGCGCCCGGAGTTCCTACGCCCAAATGCTCCTGGGCCAATTGGGCTTCACCCAGGTTGAGAACGGCGGCAGCCTCATGGAGATGCTGTCTCACAATCGCCGGTAA
- a CDS encoding methyl-accepting chemotaxis protein, protein MRNSILTKIIIPTAAIVLVGILAAGFGSYVFTSRVYNQDIKPAYLRSISGTLAAPVEVRVARAIESSRNIAENPFIQDWIAAGEPESQPQTRALVLEHLDMLTSRFDYFTTFLVGVQTGNYWADGERLIEVVSPDDPDDSWFYQALESTQQYILNLDYNSQLQETSLFVNVPMRRNGRAIGVAGVGIEVTGLAREFQEYAGNDSDTIITLIDREGSILISNNPDYPGQNLSSLVNTQVIQDLLETNYAEARIGLNTLLVSANQILDSEYSLVTMIPNQTLTTFLNRSLMITLAATLVGLAITILTVLLVVRRIVKPIRLVQHQLAEISQGEADLTQTLAVHSRDETGLLAEAFNLLMEKLREIISTVQKGSRTMAANKDEIVSGSEESSASITQISANIASVKDTIHNLSDNIEKTASVIHEISDSLSGLHTQVDTQVSAIEETTASVEQINAQANSINAMVETRVTQSKDLTEVVNRTRTDIDQVSQLVETLSKQTDTMISAASVINTIAAQTNLLAMNAAIEAAHAGDQGRGFAVVADEIRKLAENSASNAKTIQNSLKQSVSQIHEISSAFEGTRQVFDQVDDSTGQVVISFQEINSTVTELSAGMGEITKAIVSIRDAINEVNDSSTRISSAVTDLNTMNTENKDIASTVTSAIGEIAQGASEIATAVTNLNENIGSLSGQIGKITHEVDRFTV, encoded by the coding sequence ATGAGAAACAGCATACTCACGAAGATTATTATCCCCACAGCTGCAATTGTGCTGGTAGGTATTTTGGCTGCGGGGTTCGGAAGTTACGTTTTTACTTCACGGGTCTATAACCAGGACATAAAACCCGCCTACCTACGTAGTATCAGCGGCACCCTGGCAGCACCGGTAGAGGTCCGGGTAGCCCGGGCCATTGAAAGCAGCCGGAACATTGCTGAAAACCCCTTTATCCAAGACTGGATTGCCGCTGGAGAACCGGAATCCCAGCCCCAAACCCGGGCACTGGTATTGGAACATCTGGATATGCTGACCAGCAGGTTTGACTACTTCACCACCTTCCTGGTAGGGGTCCAAACCGGAAACTACTGGGCGGACGGCGAGAGACTCATTGAGGTAGTCAGCCCCGACGATCCCGACGACTCCTGGTTCTACCAAGCCCTGGAGAGCACCCAGCAATACATCCTAAACCTCGACTATAATTCCCAACTCCAAGAAACATCCCTCTTTGTCAACGTCCCCATGCGCCGAAACGGCCGGGCCATCGGTGTTGCCGGGGTTGGTATTGAGGTAACCGGTCTAGCCCGGGAATTCCAAGAATACGCCGGGAACGATTCGGATACCATCATCACCCTCATAGACCGGGAGGGCTCCATCCTCATCTCCAATAATCCGGACTACCCGGGGCAGAACCTATCCTCTCTGGTGAACACCCAGGTTATCCAGGACCTCCTGGAAACGAACTATGCCGAGGCGCGCATCGGCTTGAACACCCTGCTGGTAAGTGCGAACCAGATCCTCGATTCGGAATACTCCCTGGTAACCATGATACCGAACCAGACCCTCACCACCTTCCTGAACCGAAGCCTCATGATTACCCTGGCCGCAACCCTGGTTGGTCTGGCAATAACCATCCTTACGGTCCTACTGGTAGTCCGCAGAATCGTAAAACCCATCCGTCTTGTCCAGCACCAGCTGGCAGAAATCTCCCAGGGTGAGGCCGACCTGACCCAAACCCTGGCCGTTCACTCCCGGGATGAAACCGGGCTGTTAGCAGAAGCCTTCAACCTGCTCATGGAAAAACTCCGGGAAATAATCTCCACCGTCCAGAAGGGAAGCCGGACCATGGCAGCCAATAAAGATGAAATAGTATCCGGATCGGAGGAAAGCTCAGCCTCCATCACCCAGATCAGCGCGAATATCGCCTCGGTCAAGGATACCATTCACAACCTCTCGGATAATATTGAAAAGACAGCCTCGGTCATCCATGAGATCAGCGATTCCCTTTCGGGGCTGCACACCCAGGTGGATACCCAGGTTTCTGCTATCGAAGAAACCACCGCCTCGGTTGAACAGATCAATGCCCAGGCTAACAGCATCAATGCCATGGTAGAAACCCGGGTTACCCAGAGCAAGGATCTGACCGAAGTGGTAAACCGTACACGGACGGATATAGACCAGGTCAGCCAATTAGTAGAAACCTTGTCAAAACAAACCGATACCATGATCTCTGCCGCCTCGGTTATAAACACCATCGCTGCCCAAACCAACCTCCTGGCTATGAACGCCGCCATAGAGGCCGCCCACGCGGGAGACCAGGGACGAGGCTTCGCTGTGGTGGCCGATGAGATCCGAAAGCTCGCGGAAAACTCCGCGAGCAATGCCAAAACCATCCAGAACTCCCTGAAGCAAAGCGTCTCCCAGATTCATGAAATCTCCTCCGCCTTTGAAGGGACACGCCAGGTGTTCGATCAGGTAGATGATTCCACCGGCCAGGTGGTAATCTCCTTCCAGGAAATCAACTCTACCGTTACCGAACTCTCCGCAGGTATGGGAGAGATTACCAAGGCCATTGTATCCATCCGGGACGCCATCAACGAGGTAAATGACAGTAGCACCCGCATCAGTTCAGCGGTAACGGACCTGAATACCATGAACACCGAGAACAAGGATATCGCCTCTACCGTTACCTCTGCCATCGGCGAGATCGCCCAGGGTGCCAGTGAAATAGCCACGGCGGTGACCAATTTGAACGAGAATATCGGTTCTCTCTCGGGGCAGATCGGTAAAATTACCCACGAAGTAGACCGGTTCACTGTCTAG
- a CDS encoding carbohydrate ABC transporter permease has protein sequence MSTQARIQQPRFMKNRRTQKRVFRVVFYLGGTLLVAFWLIPVVIAFFTAAKSMDEIMSSPLMWTPPESWTWENFTQAWRDAGMSQYMLNSFIVTIPSVVGTLLISSLGAYALAFYRFRLNKAVLILFVSGMLIPFQMLMIPVFRFSDTLGLINTYGGVSLFHVAFQLGFCVYFLRNFMRTLPYSLIEATRMDGAGEFTIYLRIIMPLALPSLAALAVLEFTWIWNDLLWSIVLLHSDKVKTITQGLANMQGEFITSYNMIAAGSILAALPPLVVFLIFQRFFISGLTVGAEKG, from the coding sequence ATGAGTACCCAAGCCCGGATCCAACAGCCCCGGTTCATGAAAAACCGACGCACCCAAAAACGGGTATTCCGCGTCGTCTTCTACCTGGGAGGAACCCTGCTGGTGGCCTTCTGGCTGATTCCGGTGGTCATTGCCTTCTTTACAGCTGCCAAGAGTATGGACGAGATTATGTCCAGTCCCCTCATGTGGACCCCCCCGGAATCCTGGACCTGGGAAAACTTCACCCAGGCGTGGCGGGATGCGGGAATGTCCCAGTACATGCTGAACTCGTTTATTGTGACCATTCCCTCGGTAGTGGGAACCCTGCTCATCTCAAGTTTGGGGGCCTATGCCCTGGCCTTTTACCGGTTCCGGCTGAATAAGGCCGTGCTCATACTCTTTGTTTCCGGCATGCTGATACCCTTCCAGATGCTAATGATCCCCGTTTTCCGGTTCTCCGACACCCTTGGGCTCATAAATACCTACGGCGGGGTATCCCTCTTCCATGTGGCGTTCCAGCTGGGATTCTGTGTGTATTTCCTCCGGAATTTCATGAGGACCCTGCCGTACAGTCTCATCGAAGCCACCCGGATGGACGGGGCCGGGGAGTTTACTATCTACCTGCGGATTATTATGCCCCTGGCTCTTCCCTCTTTGGCGGCTCTGGCCGTCCTGGAGTTTACCTGGATCTGGAACGACCTGTTGTGGTCCATCGTCCTCCTGCACTCCGATAAGGTAAAGACCATTACCCAGGGGCTGGCCAATATGCAAGGTGAGTTCATCACAAGCTACAATATGATCGCTGCGGGCTCCATCTTGGCCGCCCTGCCTCCCCTGGTAGTATTTTTGATCTTCCAGCGATTCTTTATCTCCGGGCTCACCGTGGGAGCTGAAAAGGGATAG
- a CDS encoding type 2 periplasmic-binding domain-containing protein, with the protein MKGRKWILVCMVILLAGWTGCSRNNQPGPRSTQDLPREAPNAYPNSNTLELTPVQESLVARIQQEGGLQAAVLRREEVTSTIINARTNPTMPAIRRFNLLLLDEISRLLSLPVTINEIGITEVFGKDGVIPKDVRSNPLISYTPDVFLNNHILVGSVTPLPWRTRLMGFVPVVPSHVVVLAREEFTGTRVSELGSLGMVIPPGSSYMEYYNRLSEIHGFEPNLRIAGEDFVQQVLDGRADATLTDAIEAVGQLRLHSGLTMLEGVTNIQYESWAVPKDALELNNLIRQALDHLKRAGLFDQLFLRSFGFDLKTYHMMIGFRPEDDVSQLSLTLEELDYIQGLQSRGGIRYATMVNPEGYLPREDGSITGFDYNLAISMARVLGLDWQFIVLPDIQAFFTHDGEFDPRVMQGAGVSYTPDIFRRADVLVAPFAVNEWRQRLARFITLYPAGIAIVGSHAQDIREFTDLEGLRVALPPGGFQEPLLEQLGAEHGFSVEYVYYPAEQDVFALLRAGRADVTIDGTVFLARGMQEIQGLSIAPLSLSLVPVGWAVAPENTILAGIIEKFLQLSLSTGSFNRFWTEAQGVDFDYYLRLVSGT; encoded by the coding sequence ATGAAGGGTAGGAAGTGGATTCTGGTTTGTATGGTGATTCTACTGGCGGGTTGGACCGGATGTTCCCGAAATAACCAACCCGGCCCCCGGTCTACCCAGGATCTCCCTAGGGAGGCCCCGAATGCATACCCGAATTCGAACACCCTCGAACTAACTCCCGTCCAGGAATCTCTCGTCGCCAGGATACAGCAGGAGGGGGGATTGCAGGCTGCGGTACTACGTAGGGAGGAAGTGACCTCAACCATCATCAATGCCCGGACAAACCCCACCATGCCGGCAATCCGGCGTTTTAACCTGCTACTTCTGGACGAAATCTCCCGGCTTCTTTCGCTGCCGGTAACGATCAATGAGATCGGTATAACCGAGGTATTCGGTAAAGACGGGGTCATCCCGAAGGATGTCCGTTCGAATCCCCTCATTAGCTACACCCCGGATGTATTTCTGAATAACCATATCCTGGTGGGGAGTGTGACCCCCCTCCCATGGAGGACCAGGCTGATGGGATTCGTTCCGGTGGTGCCCTCCCATGTGGTTGTCCTTGCCAGGGAAGAGTTTACGGGGACCAGGGTCTCCGAGTTGGGTTCCCTGGGGATGGTTATTCCCCCCGGTTCAAGTTATATGGAATACTACAACCGCCTCTCAGAGATTCACGGATTTGAGCCGAACCTACGGATTGCCGGTGAGGATTTTGTACAGCAGGTTCTCGACGGCCGGGCTGATGCGACCCTTACCGATGCCATTGAAGCGGTCGGACAGCTGCGGCTGCATAGCGGATTAACTATGTTGGAGGGGGTCACCAATATTCAATACGAAAGCTGGGCTGTTCCGAAGGATGCCCTGGAGCTGAATAACCTTATCCGCCAGGCCCTGGACCATCTCAAACGGGCCGGTCTGTTTGATCAGTTGTTTTTACGTAGTTTCGGTTTTGATCTAAAGACCTACCACATGATGATCGGGTTCCGTCCGGAGGATGATGTGAGTCAATTATCCCTCACCCTGGAGGAGCTGGACTATATCCAGGGTCTGCAATCCCGGGGAGGAATCCGGTATGCCACCATGGTGAATCCCGAGGGCTACCTGCCCCGGGAGGACGGCAGCATAACCGGCTTTGATTACAACCTGGCAATCTCCATGGCCCGGGTGCTCGGCTTGGATTGGCAGTTCATTGTCCTTCCGGACATTCAGGCCTTCTTCACCCACGATGGAGAGTTTGATCCCCGGGTTATGCAGGGGGCGGGGGTCTCCTATACCCCGGACATCTTCCGTCGAGCCGATGTGCTGGTGGCACCCTTTGCGGTGAATGAGTGGCGTCAGCGCCTGGCCCGGTTTATCACCCTGTACCCGGCGGGTATTGCCATAGTGGGTTCCCATGCCCAGGATATTCGGGAATTTACCGATCTGGAGGGCTTACGGGTAGCCCTCCCTCCCGGCGGGTTTCAGGAGCCCTTGCTGGAGCAGCTGGGGGCGGAGCACGGATTTTCGGTAGAGTATGTGTACTATCCCGCTGAACAGGATGTCTTTGCCCTGCTCAGGGCGGGCAGGGCTGATGTCACCATCGACGGTACGGTGTTTCTTGCCCGGGGGATGCAGGAGATTCAGGGATTGTCGATAGCGCCCCTCTCCCTTTCGCTGGTCCCGGTGGGTTGGGCTGTAGCGCCGGAGAATACAATTTTGGCAGGGATCATTGAAAAATTCCTTCAATTGTCCCTGAGCACCGGGAGTTTTAACCGGTTTTGGACCGAGGCCCAGGGGGTTGATTTTGACTATTACCTGCGGCTTGTTTCGGGTACCTAG